The Xyrauchen texanus isolate HMW12.3.18 chromosome 25, RBS_HiC_50CHRs, whole genome shotgun sequence genome includes the window AAATGCCCCATCCACTTTCCAACGTCTTATGGAGACTGTATTGGGAGAGCTACGTGGAAGAAATTGCTTTGTGTACATTGACGATATTATCGTTTACTCCCCATCTGTTACTCAGCATTTCCTGGATCTCCAAGCTGTTTTTCAGAAGTTACAAGAGGCTGGTTTAACAATCAACCTCCGAAAAAGTAAGTTTTGCTTGCATGAAGTGACATTCCTAGGTCATTTAGTCAACATCCAAGGCATTTCAGCTGACCCTAGTAAAGTGGAAGCCATTCCTGTGCCAAAAAATCTGAAGGAAGTCCAACGTTTCCTTGGACTAGCTGGATGGTACCACAGATTTGTTCCCAACTTTTCTAGAATTGCTGAACCACTCAACTCCTTAAAGAAAAAGGGCCGAATTTTTCAGTGGACATTGCAGTGCCAACAAGCCTTTGAACAACTGAAAACATGCTTGATGACTCCACCCATCCTTGGCCATCCTAATTTAGAGCATCCATTCATTGTGTACACTGATGCCAGTGAGACAGGACTGGGTGCAGTGCTGACCCAAAAGCGGAGACAAGGCACAGAGGAGGTAATAGCCTCCTTATGCCAGTAGAACTCTAAATCCTGCCGAGACAAACTACTCTGCAACAGAGAAGGAATGCTTAGCCATAGTATGAGCGTTAGACAAGTGGCAGCACTACTTGGATCACAGAATGTTCACTGTCGTTACCGATCATTCTGCTTTGCAGTGGGTAATGAATTCACCCAAAACCACCAGCCGTCTTATTCGATGGGCCCTGCAGTTGCAAAAGTCACTATTCAACTATTTCATTGTTGAGTATCGAAAGGGAAAGTTAAACACAGCTCCAGATGCTCTTTCACGGATTACCCCATATACAAGTTGTAACTTGTATTCCAATCAGAAGGATGTCAACCCACTTCCAGTTACTGCAGAATtaatctgggagaaacagcacaaTGACCCAGAAATAACAAAAATCTTTCAAATTTTGGCTGAGAACAATGacagacagcaagccaaatatgaAGTCATAGAAGATAAGCTGTACCTCAAAACTCAGCTGTCAGAGAATCGGTTCCATTACCGTATCTTTGTTCCAAAAGATCTTGTACCATGTATGTTGGAACACTATCATTGTAGCCCTATGAGCGGTCATGTTGGGATCTATAAAACATACAGAAGAATTCAGGATGTGGCATTTTGGCCTGGGATGTGGTCTGACATCAAACAGTTTGTAAAAAGATGTATAAAATGCCAAACCTTAAAAGCTGACCAACAGAAACCTGCTGGGAAGATGCAGAAAATTGTCAGCAACCAATCTAATCAGATGATAGGGGTAGACATCATGGGACCCTTACCCCGTAGCACTAACCAAAATGAGTAccttttagtgtttgttgatTACTTCACCCACTGGGTGGAACTTTTCCCCATGCGTATAGCTACAGCCAAGACAGTCGCTACACTATTCAGAAAAGAGATCCTAACCAGATGGGGAGTCCCAGATTTTCTTATATCTGACAGAGGCACCCAGTTTGTGTCCGCAGTATTTAAAGAATTATGTGAAAGCTGGGACGTAACACCAAAGCTGACTACAGCTTACCACCCGCAGACGAACATGACAGAGAGAATCAATTGAACGGTTAGAAGTATGATTGCTGCATATGTAGATGAAAATCATAAACGATGGGACCAATACCTACCCGAATTTAGGCTTGCCATCAACTCGGCGGTGCAAGAAACTACTGGAATGTCTCCTGCGGAACTTCAGTTAGGAAGGAAGTTACAAGGGCCGATGAACAAGCTTCTAAAAggtaaatgtaatgatctctcACCAGATGCACCCAACTATGAAGTAGTGTATCACTTAAGTCAACTACACGCAAAGGCAAGAGAAAACTGTAAGAAAGCACACCTGAGACAATTGAGAAACTATAATAAGAATCGACGGGACGTTTTAttcaaagaaaaagacagagtgtGGATCCGACAGTTCCCACAGTCAAGTGCAAAGAAAAACTTTACTGCTAAACTTGCACCGAAATGGAAGGGACCCTACCGGGTAATACAACAAATGGGACCAGTAAATTATCAAATAGCAATGGAATCTACAGGTGAGGATGTCCGCATTGTTCATGTCTGCAACTTAAAACCCTGTTTTCCAACTGCCACCGAATTGGAGGCACAAGAGAAACAAACGATTCTCGATCTCTTCAATGAAGCTTCAAATGAGGAAGAGGAATTTTTAGgattttaatgtttgtacatCTTCATAGAGAACTATGAGATGTTTTGTTCAAGGGGAGGAGAGTGTGGCGAAAGTAAGGAACTACATTGACCAAAATGCAATGTGGTTATTAGGAGAGGTTCGGAGATGGAAGGACGTAGCGGGATTATTTAAGCAACAGGTGCGTGAAGTTAAGGGAGGAAGTTGAAAAACATAAAGTGTGAATGTGAGCTGGACAAATTCGAGTTGCTGTGGTTTTTAACAAGCCTGAGTTAATCTAGTGTCTAAGTTTTTCGCTGGCTGCACCGCGGAAGAGTGTTGGGATTACCGTTGTCGCGATTCCTGAAGGACACTCCATCAGCTGTGTTTGGGCTGTGCGTGAGCTGAGTTTCCATTACAATGCCGCCGAAAAGGACGAACTCGCTTGGAGATTGCGGTTTTTAAGTATTTCGCTGCCTGCACTGTGAAAGAGGATCTGGATTGTCATTATTGCTATTCCTTGAAGACACTCGTTATCAGAATTGCCTAGGCTGAGCGGGAGCTGATCGTGGCAGAGCGTGTGAGTTACTGCTTTTCGTGTGGACTGTGTGACACAAAGCCAAGATACTGTGCGTCTGACTCCAGGTAGGACTGCTGAAACCATAGACTGTTCACTCGCCCTAAAACCTATAAAAAAGACGCTACAAACAGAGATCACCCACACACACTTACCTCAACTAACGCATTACAAACGgagatcacaaacacacacacacttacctaaAACTCGTGGTCATTTATGAACTATTAAAAGAGGTAAACGAATTGAACTATTTCTTTTATGTTATGTGAATTGAGCTaccactttatttttatttgtggacTTTAATACATGAAGTATTACCTGATGAAATtttgttaatacatttatcacagtGGTTgatgaaatgctttgttgattgCTCAAGATGATTATGTTTATTCATTATGATTGTGTGAACATCATGCTCTAAGTTTTGGAAATTGTGGTATGAGAATGATTTCTGTTTTGACTGAAGTACACTAAAatgcataagaaagaaaaaaaaaacctaaaagaGTTCTGCAATAggacttaaataaataatttatttgatgttaAAATGGTTTGGTAACTGTGTGTAGTTCTGTAACGAGTGGTATATTAATTTCATGATTACCACCGTCACAGggttgtgtgttgttttttgatgtaatcaactttatgccacaaatggaaAGAAACAACAACTTCAGCACATTGCTTTTGCAAAGATTCAAATTTAGTGGGGTTCTGCTCACATCAGCACCTGATCATCTGGAACACAAGAACaacaatacagtacatacataaaaTGTTCTCAAGATGCAAGTTGTACAACATCACACCACCAATACGGGCATGTAGTCTAATGATTGCAGGTGCTGCCATCTTCTGGTGGAGAGTCATCACAACAATTTGACAAGACTATCCTGCATGAATTCTCTTATGACTTTTTAGGTATGTTAActgactgaaactctttccacagtgtgagcacctgtaaggtttttctccagtatgatttCTCTCATGTGTATTCAGGGAACTCaattgagtgaaactctttccacagtgtgagcacttgtaaggtttttctccagtatggattctctcatgtgtaTTCAGGGAACTCaattgagtgaaactcttttcacagtgtgagcacttgtaaggtttttctccagtatggattctctcatgtgtaTTCAGGGCACTCAAataagtgaaactcttttcacagtgtgagcacttgtaaggtttttctccagtatgaattctcttgtgttttttcaggtcttgtgactgagtgaaactctttccacagtgtgagcacttgtaaggtttttctccagtatgaattctctcgtgttttttcaggtaatcaaaatgagtgaaactctttccacagtgtgagcacatgtaaggtttttctccagtatgaattctctcgtgttttttcaggtaatcaaaatgagtgaaactctttccacagtgtgagcacttgtaaggtttctctccagtatgaattctcatgtgtatattaagatctttattacatgttaaactctttccacactgagagcagatTAAAgatttattggctgcttttattttaggttttgagtcactcaaagatttttctccaatTTTGAAATCACGAGAtttctcctccacttcaatcggttcttgactttcctctttcacttccatcagctctacaatgaacAGAAGTAAATTGACAAATCAGTTGAAGAGGgacaaatgtaaaacagaaatcaCATTGAACCCTAATGCAATTTATGGCAGAATATAACAAAGGTCAAGATgttttttgctgtgtaatttatatataagtata containing:
- the LOC127618610 gene encoding zinc finger protein 239-like; the encoded protein is MELCFIQCLCRQQYCHINRLTLPVWRNPGRAPKSVRKPCSFLELMEVKEESQEPIEVEEKSRDFKIGEKSLSDSKPKIKAANKSLICSQCGKSLTCNKDLNIHMRIHTGEKPYKCSHCGKSFTHFDYLKKHERIHTGEKPYMCSHCGKSFTHFDYLKKHERIHTGEKPYKCSHCGKSFTQSQDLKKHKRIHTGEKPYKCSHCEKSFTYLSALNTHERIHTGEKPYKCSHCEKSFTQLSSLNTHERIHTGEKPYKCSHCGKSFTQLSSLNTHERNHTGEKPYRCSHCGKSFSQLTYLKSHKRIHAG